The proteins below are encoded in one region of Stieleria sp. JC731:
- a CDS encoding lipopolysaccharide assembly protein LapA domain-containing protein: MWARIRWGLIISGVLVLVIFSLANTASVDVRMPLLFQVSVPLAMLLALAGLIGFMVGALWTAWMLRRRSAQISKQATSKQASKTNPQPMVGD, translated from the coding sequence ATGTGGGCGCGAATTCGTTGGGGTCTGATCATTTCAGGCGTGTTAGTGCTGGTGATTTTTTCGCTGGCCAATACCGCCTCGGTGGATGTCCGGATGCCATTGCTGTTTCAAGTCAGCGTTCCCTTGGCGATGCTTTTGGCGCTAGCGGGATTGATTGGTTTTATGGTTGGAGCACTCTGGACAGCGTGGATGCTCCGTCGTCGTTCGGCTCAAATTTCAAAGCAGGCGACTTCAAAACAGGCTTCGAAAACAAATCCCCAGCCAATGGTGGGGGACTGA
- a CDS encoding ImuA family protein, translated as MAVEQDLIEQQLFSFMDAPPVHAVALKGQNRLRSNGTSLTAIENGVRKRSLAAGPPTAEARRNRSDIAGTGTKAEFAPEPNADQPDSDSPSAGSGTAKPTREQVIDALRSKVGCVSTARVSHAGVFSTGCRQVDQWLPGQGLHPASLTEWVAAHDSAAAESVAMVAAAQRLAEIQSRPLVIVDCEGTFYPPAAVALGVPANRVILLRPGVGNDAIWAIDQALRSRAVAAVFARLPMRLDDRDGRRLQLAAEEGQTPGLFIRNFQARHAPSFAETQFYVAERKRPAIANDRQGAKRLSETHDQEVISITLDRVRGGVSGKHIEVRFDDTAILRPVPSSDPQRHETAAKRLASQLANPAIAQRVAAKRKSRVAS; from the coding sequence ATGGCCGTCGAGCAAGATTTAATCGAACAACAATTGTTTTCCTTCATGGACGCGCCGCCTGTTCACGCGGTGGCGTTGAAGGGGCAAAACCGTTTACGCTCGAATGGGACCAGTCTAACCGCGATCGAAAATGGAGTTCGCAAACGCTCCCTGGCTGCGGGCCCCCCAACTGCGGAAGCTCGAAGAAACCGGTCTGACATCGCAGGCACCGGTACGAAAGCAGAGTTCGCCCCAGAACCAAACGCTGATCAACCTGATAGTGACAGCCCATCTGCCGGTTCTGGTACTGCTAAGCCTACGCGAGAGCAAGTTATTGATGCTTTGCGGTCCAAGGTTGGGTGTGTTAGCACGGCGCGAGTGAGCCATGCAGGTGTCTTTTCCACGGGCTGCCGACAAGTCGATCAGTGGTTACCCGGACAGGGTTTGCATCCGGCCAGTTTGACCGAATGGGTCGCCGCTCATGATAGCGCGGCTGCGGAATCGGTCGCGATGGTCGCCGCCGCACAACGTCTCGCCGAAATTCAGTCTCGGCCGTTAGTTATCGTTGACTGCGAAGGAACGTTTTATCCGCCAGCGGCGGTCGCATTGGGTGTCCCTGCTAACCGAGTCATTTTGCTGCGTCCAGGCGTTGGTAACGATGCGATTTGGGCAATCGATCAGGCACTGCGTTCGCGAGCGGTTGCTGCCGTGTTTGCTCGATTACCGATGCGGTTGGATGATCGCGATGGGCGTCGACTTCAGCTTGCGGCCGAAGAGGGGCAAACGCCAGGTTTGTTCATTCGAAACTTTCAGGCTCGGCACGCACCCAGTTTTGCCGAAACACAATTTTATGTTGCCGAGCGAAAACGTCCTGCGATCGCCAATGATCGCCAGGGCGCCAAACGTCTTTCGGAAACACACGATCAAGAAGTCATTTCGATAACGCTTGATCGTGTTCGTGGTGGTGTTAGCGGAAAGCACATTGAAGTGCGATTTGATGACACGGCTATTCTTCGTCCCGTTCCGTCCAGCGATCCACAGCGTCATGAAACGGCTGCTAAGCGTCTGGCTTCGCAACTGGCCAATCCAGCGATTGCGCAGCGAGTGGCGGCGAAGCGAAAGTCACGCGTCGCTTCTTGA
- a CDS encoding Y-family DNA polymerase produces MKRLLSVWLRNWPIQRLRSEWRRSESHASLLEIDSSSDASLASDAKSSLAQPVILWKNDPRRGRIVVDCCDRSAQLGVRPAIAIAQATELVYRATKHNTAENASAVKPIEPIAVEHDPIADRLALEKIADQLQVAISPMVAIESLEKRPWSGRVLSEPDTLFCDLHGIVHLFGNEQGVINAVHRILHSAGVIGKVAIADTPASAWAHAHYNPQADFISNQGVGDLLSIPVNGLRIETETKYTLDRLGIQTIGSLLRLPRAGLARRLGETIVNRIGEVVGEIDVPIEVHHGDQQVAESLELEYPTDDLEIIDDRIEGLVEQIVARLATNQRGALRLVCRLDLVGHSQLTTTIGLFAPTLDGNHLASLVQSSVETLKVKAPIVKLTLQVLQSDRMRSRQNSLFTEAESSIACDSVSDRSLAQLVDSLTGRLGRNSVLGIRMANNPLPEKAYRVYSLTDHRTRRALSRLPSKIRPAKTGKSLRLPSASDTRRRPMRLLRTPIQLTLIRGNEASNQSTQMDRPVSAKLPAFRTDGQNHYIAYWWGPERIETGWWEGPSVRRDYYRIETDTGQLWWIFRDITSGNWFLHGRFS; encoded by the coding sequence ATGAAACGGCTGCTAAGCGTCTGGCTTCGCAACTGGCCAATCCAGCGATTGCGCAGCGAGTGGCGGCGAAGCGAAAGTCACGCGTCGCTTCTTGAGATCGATTCATCGAGCGATGCATCATTGGCGTCCGACGCCAAGTCATCGCTTGCGCAGCCAGTCATCCTTTGGAAGAACGATCCTCGCAGGGGACGAATCGTTGTCGATTGCTGCGATCGTTCGGCGCAGTTAGGCGTACGACCGGCAATCGCGATTGCTCAAGCGACCGAACTTGTTTACCGAGCAACAAAACACAACACTGCTGAAAACGCTTCGGCTGTAAAGCCAATCGAACCCATCGCTGTAGAACATGATCCGATCGCGGATCGTCTCGCCCTTGAAAAGATTGCCGACCAATTGCAAGTCGCTATCTCTCCGATGGTTGCCATCGAGTCTTTAGAAAAGCGACCTTGGTCGGGCCGAGTCCTATCGGAACCTGACACGCTGTTTTGTGACCTTCATGGGATCGTTCATCTCTTTGGAAATGAACAAGGCGTCATCAATGCCGTGCACCGAATCCTTCACTCCGCTGGAGTGATTGGAAAAGTTGCGATCGCCGACACGCCCGCATCGGCCTGGGCCCACGCACATTACAACCCCCAAGCGGATTTCATTTCGAACCAAGGCGTCGGTGACTTGTTATCGATACCGGTCAACGGTTTGCGCATCGAAACCGAAACGAAATACACCTTGGACCGTTTGGGAATTCAAACGATCGGTTCATTGCTGCGACTGCCACGTGCGGGATTGGCACGACGACTTGGGGAAACGATCGTCAATCGCATTGGCGAAGTCGTCGGTGAGATCGATGTTCCGATCGAAGTTCACCATGGCGATCAGCAGGTTGCTGAGTCTCTAGAACTTGAATACCCGACCGATGATTTAGAGATCATCGATGATCGCATTGAAGGGCTTGTTGAACAAATCGTCGCGAGGTTGGCGACAAACCAACGTGGGGCACTGCGGTTGGTCTGTCGACTTGACTTAGTCGGTCATTCGCAACTTACCACGACGATCGGTCTGTTTGCCCCCACACTGGATGGGAACCATCTTGCCAGCTTAGTGCAATCGAGTGTCGAAACATTGAAGGTGAAAGCACCGATTGTCAAGTTGACGTTGCAAGTGTTGCAAAGCGACCGGATGCGCAGTCGGCAAAACTCGCTGTTCACCGAAGCTGAATCATCCATCGCGTGTGACTCGGTCAGTGACCGCTCACTTGCCCAGCTAGTTGATTCCTTAACAGGACGTTTGGGACGCAATTCGGTGCTCGGGATCCGTATGGCGAACAACCCGCTTCCTGAAAAGGCTTATCGCGTTTACTCGCTAACTGATCACCGCACGCGTCGAGCGCTTTCACGTCTGCCTTCAAAGATTCGTCCGGCAAAAACTGGAAAGTCATTGCGTTTGCCGTCGGCGTCCGATACGAGGCGCCGGCCAATGCGATTGTTGCGAACACCAATTCAGCTAACATTGATTCGCGGCAATGAAGCATCGAATCAAAGCACACAAATGGATCGTCCTGTTTCAGCTAAGCTGCCGGCATTCCGAACGGATGGTCAAAACCACTACATCGCATATTGGTGGGGACCGGAGCGAATCGAAACCGGATGGTGGGAGGGGCCATCGGTTCGACGAGATTACTATCGCATCGAAACTGACACCGGACAGCTGTGGTGGATCTTTCGAGACATCACGTCTGGCAACTGGTTTTTGCATGGACGGTTCAGTTGA
- a CDS encoding methyl-accepting chemotaxis protein, whose product MRVYTDLPLQYRVVALCIAGPTLMVAAMLYVYKSDCHQRALENTIEKARAICLETEASEDQRRMDWDNGVISHDEFIALIRDGRKEEALPLLPVIAAQHAAMSRSSEGGYEFRVPVDKARNPIHVPTEMELAALNEIRRLDLSEHTYVDTANNRVHYFRPIRVSQSCLQCHGDPKTSETIWETAGEPALPGKAMTNWKDGDIEGAFEVIQSLDKADAAVTRQMAKVGGVAIIGLLLTAAATWLALKRTVTSRLYRSAHSIEKATHSLRRLSDRLEESAKSTSFDSTSMTASVAEISSSVSALASASEQMSTSIADISENMNRAAAVAVQAVQESNDTNKAIEHLTESNRKIESVISIINGLAEQTNLLALNATIEAARAGEAGKGFAVVANEVKDLANETSKATKSITEAISEIHSDSTVVTDSVRRIQGIIARMSESQQSIASAVDEQTATTLEISRSIGEVAAAGDNLTAQVASVASNTQTNVVQIKSSRDAVVGIEEMVHELREIIDGASHVHHVVSIDD is encoded by the coding sequence GTGCGAGTCTACACAGATCTACCACTTCAGTATCGTGTCGTTGCATTGTGCATCGCCGGACCAACATTAATGGTCGCGGCAATGCTGTATGTCTATAAAAGCGATTGCCACCAACGCGCATTAGAAAACACCATCGAAAAGGCTCGTGCGATCTGTCTTGAGACAGAAGCGTCAGAAGATCAACGTCGGATGGATTGGGACAACGGCGTGATCTCGCATGACGAATTTATCGCGCTAATCCGTGACGGACGAAAGGAGGAGGCCCTGCCTTTGCTTCCTGTGATCGCGGCACAACACGCGGCGATGAGTCGTTCGTCTGAAGGTGGTTACGAGTTCCGTGTGCCGGTTGATAAGGCTCGCAATCCAATTCATGTCCCAACGGAAATGGAGCTTGCTGCACTGAACGAGATCCGGCGATTGGATCTTAGCGAGCACACATACGTTGATACAGCGAATAATCGGGTGCATTACTTTCGACCAATTCGTGTGTCGCAAAGTTGTTTGCAATGTCACGGTGACCCTAAGACCTCCGAGACGATATGGGAGACTGCGGGTGAACCCGCATTGCCTGGCAAGGCGATGACGAACTGGAAGGATGGCGACATCGAGGGGGCTTTTGAGGTGATCCAGTCACTCGATAAAGCCGATGCGGCGGTGACGAGGCAAATGGCCAAAGTTGGCGGTGTGGCAATCATCGGACTGCTTTTAACCGCCGCCGCGACATGGCTCGCACTCAAACGTACTGTGACATCACGGTTATATCGTTCGGCTCATTCGATCGAGAAAGCGACACATTCGCTCCGCCGTCTGAGCGATCGGTTGGAAGAGTCTGCAAAATCAACTTCGTTTGATTCGACATCGATGACCGCGTCAGTCGCAGAAATCTCCTCGAGTGTGAGCGCCTTGGCTTCGGCTTCTGAGCAAATGTCGACGAGTATTGCGGATATCTCGGAGAACATGAATCGAGCGGCGGCAGTGGCGGTCCAGGCTGTACAAGAGTCGAACGATACAAACAAGGCGATCGAACACCTCACAGAAAGCAATCGAAAGATCGAGAGCGTTATTTCGATCATCAACGGTTTGGCTGAACAAACAAACTTGCTCGCCTTGAACGCTACGATCGAGGCTGCAAGAGCAGGTGAAGCTGGCAAAGGGTTTGCCGTTGTTGCGAACGAAGTGAAAGACTTAGCGAACGAAACCAGCAAAGCGACCAAAAGTATCACCGAAGCGATCAGCGAGATTCACTCCGATAGCACCGTTGTTACCGACTCGGTTCGTAGGATTCAAGGAATCATCGCGAGGATGTCCGAATCACAGCAGTCCATCGCATCTGCAGTTGATGAGCAAACGGCGACAACATTGGAGATCAGCCGAAGCATTGGCGAAGTCGCCGCGGCGGGTGACAACCTAACCGCACAAGTTGCCAGTGTCGCGAGCAACACTCAAACCAATGTCGTTCAGATCAAAAGCAGTCGCGACGCCGTTGTCGGAATAGAAGAAATGGTTCATGAGCTACGCGAAATCATCGACGGTGCTAGCCATGTCCATCATGTCGTTAGCATCGATGACTGA
- a CDS encoding response regulator codes for MTSATALTDRTFKSSTAKAVEKLEQANGFQTPRVLCIDDDPDVSRSIQLRLGRYGLDVSAAYFGTQGFWEATTNHPDLIIMDLAMPNGNGEFVLSSIRANTHTQQIPIIVLTGMRDPKLKKQILSAGADEFLTKPVEFCELLEVISRYVKVPEIPPDEQSTFEKRRRRMRRRSR; via the coding sequence ATGACTTCTGCAACTGCACTGACAGACCGCACGTTTAAATCATCCACCGCAAAAGCAGTCGAAAAACTAGAACAAGCCAACGGCTTTCAGACCCCACGCGTTCTGTGTATCGATGACGATCCAGACGTTTCGCGGTCCATCCAATTGCGTCTAGGACGATATGGATTGGATGTCAGCGCCGCCTACTTTGGTACCCAGGGATTTTGGGAAGCGACCACGAACCATCCTGACTTGATCATCATGGATCTCGCTATGCCCAACGGTAATGGCGAATTCGTCTTGTCGTCGATTCGTGCCAATACACATACGCAACAGATCCCCATCATTGTGCTGACAGGGATGCGTGATCCGAAGCTAAAGAAGCAGATCCTCAGCGCCGGTGCTGATGAGTTTCTTACCAAACCGGTCGAGTTTTGTGAGCTGTTGGAAGTGATTTCACGCTACGTCAAGGTGCCAGAGATTCCACCGGATGAGCAATCGACGTTCGAGAAACGCCGTCGTCGTATGCGAAGGAGGTCACGATGA
- a CDS encoding hybrid sensor histidine kinase/response regulator, which yields MKVLLIEDNPGDAELIRRALRSSHIQFDFHAESRLEPALSRPDLESFDIILTDLTLPDSDGLSSVERVIECVPTAPVVVLTSLPNDEVAIEAIRRGAQDYIVKDHANEYTLSRSIRHSIERQSMCTENERLLADLEESKELLEKKNAKLQELCEAAQQSIDNISHEFRTPLTVIIEYASIISEGIVGDVNDEQRRFLDVIADRGNDLNNMVNDMLDVSRLESGVMGISREEHSVEEILDHVEGSLMRKAQVRQIELTTNIETGLPHVYCDAEKIGRVIINLTINALKFASERGKVSIDVRRVSDDEIEFAVSDNGHGIPADKLEEIFERFSQLGSGPIYHSTKGFGLGLNIAQNLVNLNFGSMTVDSEVNKGSTFRFTVPIASPQGIVKRYLQWLKVQQDICDMLSVIHVSCDSVEESDEIDSFLRYLVRPYDFVSRTRSDGWTLLVNAPRFELETVQKRIENEHEFLSRNRPQGPLSKIHVELDRSWMIDDAIDHLVDLVEPVEPEACYV from the coding sequence ATGAAAGTCCTATTGATCGAAGATAACCCAGGCGATGCCGAACTGATTCGGCGAGCGCTCCGTTCTTCACACATCCAATTTGACTTTCACGCCGAGTCTCGGTTGGAACCCGCACTGTCACGTCCGGACCTAGAAAGCTTCGACATTATCCTGACTGACCTGACGCTGCCCGATAGTGACGGATTGTCTAGTGTCGAGAGGGTCATCGAATGTGTCCCCACCGCGCCGGTCGTTGTGCTAACGTCATTGCCAAACGATGAAGTCGCGATCGAAGCGATTCGTCGCGGGGCACAAGACTATATCGTAAAAGACCACGCAAACGAGTACACGCTTAGCCGTAGCATTCGACATTCGATCGAACGGCAATCCATGTGTACCGAAAACGAGCGGTTACTTGCAGACCTAGAAGAAAGCAAAGAGCTCTTAGAAAAAAAGAACGCAAAACTTCAAGAGCTTTGTGAAGCAGCCCAGCAGTCGATCGACAATATTTCGCATGAGTTCCGTACACCACTGACGGTTATCATCGAATACGCTTCGATCATCAGCGAAGGAATCGTTGGTGATGTCAATGATGAACAACGACGCTTTCTGGATGTAATCGCTGATCGTGGAAACGATTTGAACAACATGGTCAATGACATGTTGGACGTCAGCCGACTCGAGTCCGGTGTGATGGGGATCTCTCGCGAAGAACATAGTGTCGAGGAAATCCTTGACCATGTCGAAGGGTCTCTGATGCGCAAGGCACAGGTCCGCCAGATTGAATTGACCACGAATATCGAAACAGGCCTGCCCCACGTCTATTGCGATGCCGAAAAGATCGGTCGAGTCATTATCAACTTGACGATCAATGCGCTCAAGTTTGCGAGTGAACGCGGCAAAGTTTCAATCGATGTCCGTCGTGTGTCGGACGACGAGATTGAATTCGCCGTGTCCGACAATGGTCATGGTATTCCCGCAGACAAGCTGGAAGAGATTTTTGAACGGTTTTCTCAACTGGGTTCTGGTCCGATCTATCACAGCACCAAAGGATTTGGCCTCGGACTGAATATCGCTCAGAACTTGGTGAATTTGAACTTCGGTTCGATGACTGTTGATAGCGAAGTCAACAAGGGAAGCACGTTCAGGTTCACCGTTCCAATCGCGAGCCCACAGGGAATTGTTAAACGCTATTTGCAATGGCTGAAAGTGCAGCAAGACATCTGTGACATGTTAAGCGTCATCCATGTCAGTTGCGATTCGGTTGAGGAGTCGGATGAAATCGATTCGTTTCTGCGGTACCTGGTACGGCCGTACGACTTTGTGAGCCGAACGCGGTCGGATGGATGGACATTGCTTGTCAATGCGCCTCGGTTTGAGCTCGAAACGGTTCAGAAACGGATCGAGAATGAACACGAATTTCTCAGCCGGAATCGGCCTCAAGGCCCACTTTCGAAGATTCATGTCGAATTGGATCGGTCTTGGATGATCGACGATGCGATCGATCATCTCGTCGATTTGGTCGAGCCTGTTGAACCGGAGGCCTGTTATGTCTGA
- a CDS encoding response regulator: MSDQLILIVDDEEQIVSSVQLRLKAHGYETVTAHNGIEGVEKAKEHRPDVILMDVRMPQMDGMQALRLLKDTEATAGIPVIMLSASVADQRTTIDAGARFFVPKPFQFKKLHDAVKAIVN, encoded by the coding sequence ATGTCTGATCAACTAATTCTGATCGTTGATGATGAAGAACAAATTGTCAGCAGCGTACAGCTCCGGTTGAAGGCACATGGATATGAAACTGTCACGGCCCACAACGGAATCGAAGGAGTGGAGAAGGCAAAAGAACATCGTCCCGATGTGATCTTGATGGATGTCCGCATGCCGCAAATGGACGGGATGCAGGCGCTACGACTGTTGAAAGACACCGAGGCGACCGCAGGCATCCCTGTGATCATGTTGTCGGCAAGTGTGGCCGATCAGCGGACGACGATTGATGCCGGAGCAAGGTTTTTCGTACCGAAACCCTTCCAATTCAAGAAGCTTCATGATGCCGTCAAGGCGATTGTGAATTGA